The Bicyclus anynana chromosome 9, ilBicAnyn1.1, whole genome shotgun sequence DNA window TTCTCTaggtatacttaatattataaagaagtaaagtttgttgcctaactcctttcattccaagagactcgtgcttgagccgaatatgggttgtttatgatgatgttgatgatgatgaaagtagtGTTTTGGGGGTAATCTATggagctactgaaccgattgtgaaaactcttttaccactagaatgccacgttatttgtgagtgtcataggctatattttatccccatattctcacgggaacgggaaataggTTAAACCGCGGGGCGACGGCTAGTTGTGTTATATAATCGGAATgagcaaataattattttattggtttTAAATGAAATGTTATTGTATAGCAGTAGACAGTAGAATAGGTACCTAGTAGTTGCCCCGTTTAAAGTTACTTATGCTCCATGGAAAACCTTTCCTACACCTGtctaatatatataacataaaattgaaaattttgaaaacccccgaaggtcgtgaatcaatattctctttcagtgcgctttcatttgagaccccactcgagtatatttgcagacatttgtttattcttccccacttattatttattattattattttatttatttatcaacaaCAAATTATCTATAGCAAACAGCAGCACAATCGTTCGTCTGCTTAGGGCCCAATTCTAAGTAACTCAAGGTCACAAGATAGACatctcattttatatttatttggttttGGTTGATTAGTAGGTACTGGAAACCTCATTGCATAAATTGGACTCTTGTAATAGGTGTTTTATAACAATAGCAAAAAacgtgaataataaaataattaaaagtttatgACGATATTTTCGCTGACGTCTTTGTTGTTTATATCCGTATCAATCATAATTTGTTCAGCTATTTAAACGTAAAAGGCTTTAGACTAAAACCTagatatataatgatttatttattttgctattctccgcgaaaagccgacgaacccatgcgaacTGAACGCCGAACGACGAActcaggtccggcaaaatactctctacgtacgtttcaccccgaaatcgaagcatcctcaggagatgttgtctctacaacgtgcaaattACACGTTATAGAGTTTGTTGTGTAGAGAGTTGTATTTTATCGGACCTAGGTGACGTTGACGCAGGGGtcataggggtagggaagaagtgcacataagacaaagcgaagcttgacctaGTCCaagatagtataaaataaaaattaaagaaatatttttttttagtcttaacaagttcttgactgcaatctcacctgatagttatagatagatagtaagtgatgatgcaatcttagatggaaacgGGATAACCTGTTAGGTGtagcataatttttttttcggttttcgtttttcacaaaacccgtttcggtttgtacacgatatcgtaccggaacgcaaaatcgcttgtcggtacgtctttgccggtagggtggtaactaaccacagccgaagcctcccaccagccgataTTTGTAATAATACATTATAGGAATATATTATAGGAAGGTAAAGATATAAGAATATAGCGATCAATTAGAGCAAATGCCCTATGGCTTAAATGCCTCAGCAGCGTCGGTGGGATTAGTGTCAAATGAGCCATAAATCTGCCACGAGACGTGACGTCACACGTCGCTAAGGCCGCAGTCGCTCGTTAATTAGTGTAAAAGTTTTATCAGAGGATCCAATCTTGTAACATCAATGCTTACCTGAGACTGCGGTCTCTAAATAGTAGAAAGATATTATCGAGTTATCTGACGAACCACTTTTCCTGAAAGGAATACAGCCTTTAAGCGATATTACAATATTGTTCGTTTTAACATTTAACTTGCAATGCAAATTAGTATATCAAAATACAGTCTCTGAAAACCTGAATACCTACACTGAATGAAGTTGAATACAAACTCACTGAATACCTTCTTCCAATTGAAGcttggcggtcatgtgtagaaatCTCTTTCgatcttttgcaatttttttaagcTGTGTCTAAGTTAACCTGGTCCACTCTTTGACGTCATCTATCCACTTTCTTCACTGTCTTCCTGAAGCACGTTTTTCGGGTATCTTACCTTTAaagatcaacctaggaaactcatagagATATCACCTTTACAGATGCCCGAAAAATGCAATTTTGATGATTGACACGGTCACTATTGGCTCTTTTTAAAACTAGAGCATTTGAGATGAAGTGTTTGTTTCTTAACCCCCACATCTCAAAAGCTTGCGACCGGCGACAACACTCTTTTTTCAGGGCCCATGTCTCGCAACCATTGAAAAGGATGGACCAAACACTTGGAACCGATATCTTGTAGGAAAATCTTAGGGTCGCTAAATaatggatattttattttataaaatgcaaccTTTTCTTGTCCAATTCTGAATTTTATTTCTTCTCTAACAATTAACTATtttgattatctatactaaaagtTGGCTGTAATTTCGCCAGACGGTGTAACGTGTCTTATTTTGAATATGAACGTTATTTCCGATATTCGCAAATCAAACCACAGCACATAGTAGATACGTGTTCAAGGAATATAGACGAAGTCTGCTATGTCTAATGGTCTTAAGAAAGAAGAAGATAAGGTAGGAAACTCGGGAACTACAGGGGAACTATCTTACGCAAACTTTTCGTTGTGAGAGTAAATAATTCGCTCTGCGTCTGCGTCTATAGCTTCGACCCACCACATTTTACCAAAACATAAAACTAGCCGTCTGTTACAAGAATGGGAGACCGGTAAAGGCCACACCGTGCCTCCGAACATCCAGTTACCGATTAATCTCCAAACACAACCAGCACAATCTTGTAAATATGTTACTAGGTATTAATCATAAATCAAACTATAACAATAGTTATATAtacagttagttagttagttggaCAATTGATTTATTCTAAGAAAactattgtaaattgtaatgtttttgCAACTCTTCCAAGGAGCGCACCTCTTACAGTTTAATTCAAGAACGGATTGCACAAATTTCTTTATTAGCAGTTGCACAAAAGTAACAAACCACTAGAATGTTCTGAGTTCTTTGTATTCAGTCTGAAATTGTAAACATTGTATAGGTACAAACATTTCAGAAACCAAATTACCAAACgtctcaaaataaatttattttgcaagGATTGGCAGAAATACAGTCTGGAATCTCATGAACCGTAGGATTTCATACAGAACGGTATAGCTTTAGTTATACCATACTATGACTGTTAGGGAACATTGCCTCAAATATCTACTTGGGTATACAGCGACGATACGGTATTACCGAAGCTGTGTAGTAATAAGTTTACCGAACTGCATTCGATGTAGAGCAATCTCTGCATACAACggtattcaattatttatgtCGGAATATCGCCTGAATGCTAGTAAATTTGAACACTTTtagctattaattaaatttcgtaataatatataaaccaCTGGTTAAATTCCATAATAACATTACACAAATGTTGTATAATGTTCGAGATAcccatttagtttttattacgGTGTTTATTACGCAGCGATTGCGGTGTTTAAAATGGATTGATGGCACCTTAATCCGAAAACAGGCATTAGATTCCactgtattattaaattttcatctgTCATGGCACAGACCGAGCACGGTAGCTTGTAGTTCTTGCGGTTATTAGCATATTTTATACGTAACAACCGAGACACAGCCGCAATTCAGTTCAATTTCAAACTGACTAGtggttttgaaaattaatatcaaaCAGATTTCGATTAAATATAGAACACCTAATCGATAAATGTTTTCAATGATCACAGTTATGGCAAATAATgatttaacactaaaataataacacaaaaGTAACAGTTCATTcagatgaataataaataacgtttttaattatataaaaatataaatacttatcttTAAAGTAACTTTAAAAACTACGATGCTAAACTACACATAATTACATGAGATACCGAGTCAGATTCAACTTTTGGGCGTACTTACTCGTACAATACACAattacacaataaataaataacagaccAGACTTGCAACAGGTATTAGCcatgtcaattttaaaatattaaagtctatttgtttgtttgtgtcgTAAGTCTCAGTGACCTTGTCTGTACACGTGTTTCTTGTGATGTTCGAGTCCCTCTTTCTTGGCGTGGTcgcggtgatgatgatgatgttcatCATGTCCTGCGGAATCGTCGTGTCCTTTGTGTACACGATGGTGACCTCCTTTCTCGTGATGACCCATCTCACCATGTTCATGTACATGATGCCCTCCGTCGTGATGGCCTTTCTTAAAGTGACCACCCTTCTTGTGGCCATGTTCTTCATGGAAACCACCATGGTGCTCCTCGTGACCAGAATCTCCATCTTCGTGGAAAAAGTGTTTGTCTTTCTTAAACTCATCCAGTTTATGTACCTCGTGGTGTCCCTTTGTGGAATGACCTTTATTATAATGGCCCTTCTCTTCGTACTTTTGACCTTTCTCACCTTTTTCATCCCTGTGGTGTTCATTATAATGTCCGTCAGCATTATGGTGTTCCTCCTTGTAACCACCGTGGTCATCATATTCGCCCTTATGTTGTTCTCTATCGTGATGACCCTTTTTTCCTTCTTCTTCATGGTGAGCACCTTGATATGCTTTATGGCCTTTTTCTTCGTGTTCATCTAAATGATGTGCGTGATGCTCTCTGCCTCCACCTCTTTTAAATTCACCATTCTGACTGGGTTCTTTCTTATGTTCAGAAGCGGCATCTTGCTGgtcgtaatttttttgttttcttctgTGTTCAGAAGCGGCATCTTGTTGatcaattcttttttgttttcgcTTTCTTTTGTGTTCAAAGCTGCCATCTTGCTGGTCAACTAGTTTTTGTTTTCGCTTTCTTTTATGTTCAGAGGCGGCATCTTGCTggtcaattattttttgtttccgTTTTCCTTTATATTCAGAAGCGGCATCTTGCTGATCAATTATTGCTTCTTTTCTCTTATGTTCAGAAGCGGCATCTGGGTGATCACTTATTTGTTGATTTGTCTCATGCTCAGAAGCGGCATCTTGCtgatcattatttttttgttttgactcATTCTCAGAAGCGGCATCTTGTTGatcattaattttttgttttgtctcATGCTCAGAAACGGCATCTTGCTGATCAATTATCGCTTCTTTCCTCTCATGTTCAGAAGCGGCATCTGGCTGATCACTTATTTTTTGATTTGTCTCATGCTCAGAAATGTCATCTCGCTGATCAGTTATTTTTTGTTCTCTCTCACGTTCAGAAACAGCATCTTCCTGgtcgttatttttttgtttttcattgtgTTCCGAAGCAGCATCTATTTGGTCGATTATTTTTTCGGTTTGCTTCTCCACCAGCGAGTCTACCGGCTTCTCTACTGGATTCACATGCTTTTTAGGTAGCCTCCGCGCATGTGCCGCgacaattaaaactaatactaacaCTAACCTCATGCTTCTTCGTTATTACGAAGGCCTTATGCAGTGaacttattgtttaaaattggcGACATTATTGATGGCGCAGCAGTTTTATATAAGGAGTTGTGTAAGCCCTGTCAAGTGACGCGTCGCGAGACAATCTCGGCGGCTTATTGTTGCAAGAACACCAAACTGTTTCTAGACAGTAACTAGTTTTATAGCTACGTTAACTATATAATACGCAATTGCGATTTAGTTAAGTAATTTGCTTAGAAAACGATTTTAAGGCCTCCATAATAATGTTACGATGGCTGTGAACGCGAAATTGGAGATAATTTTCTCGCTCATCTCGTTACTACGTGCACTCATCTTTCACGTCTTTCACGGCCTCTCGCGAAATTTAATTCCCCACGAGTAGGTATTCCTTCGGTGATGAATGTACCTGATATCATATTCATAATTTAACATTTCTTATTAAGTATactttacaatttttttgttaatgttgGTATTATTTATGAatcgtaataaattaaaacattttattattttgcaacTACTTATGAACTTATCGGTAACACGGAAAGAAGAATATAACTGTCTtaatttattaggtacttaGGTTACTACTATCTCTAGCTTTGCCCTgtcgtgatattttattttggttaatCATTAACTCTCCTACCTTTGCCgttattagatatttaatattgtaaataatgattattttaaacgagcaactgctgagtttcttgccacCTCTTCTCAGTAGAATATACCTTCTGGACCGGTAGACATAACCGTAAACATATACATGTACAAATAGACAAGAATTCAAACTCATAAACTCATAAAGTAAATCAAATTCCgtttattaacttaatattcGAAAGCATAACTTTTACGTTATTGAAGGaaggttaatttttaataaattaaacgaaGCTTGAAAAATTCAAGGTTTAACTTTGGTACTTACCttatattgtattaaatattaaatatgaacCAAAAACGAAATAAAGCCACTCTGCCGAAATTCGTTCCAACCAACATCAGAAGGTCGTTGAGCAAACTACCTAACTATTGTCATGTCAACtgcgagtaggtacctaaatctgaatataggtacctactcggaGTTGGCAAATAAGTTTCAAATAGCTTCTTCAAATGGCTTCTTGGACCCACCCTTCGGAAGATACTCGGAAACCGttgaatcagcttccaccttcacacatgAAGCAAAAATACAAGAAATTGTAACTTTGAGATatgttgtaaattataataataatagcagcAACAGAAATACAACCTCGAAATTTTTTTCTAATACGTATATGAGATCAGCCTGGTGACAGACGAACTGACAGACAGCTGCGAATTCTTAGTAATAGGGTCCCGTTTAACCATTTGGGTACAGAACTCTAACTTCGTTGAGTTTCGTTGACTTATAAGCttaattagatttttaattattttcatgtccgactcgcacttgtccatTTTTTATCTACTAAATGAAGAAGCTCACTTAACCTTTAAATCCATATCTTCGCTCGCTTCGCTAGAGACTACCCTTTAGTTATAATTCGTTACCCTAGGCAAGGTTTTCACATTCGGTACCAAAGAACGATCAAATTATATCACAAGTATACAGTGCTTACCCTAACggtgttaatctatactaatattgtaaatgcgaaagtaagtctatctgtctgtctgttaccgaaatgaattttggtattttgataaaaataggACCTTCGAGCAGAACacaggctaatttttatccctataataaaaagagaaggggatgaaataggagTTGTAAGTTTTTAAGAAAGCGACAGCGATAGCTATATCGACagtagtaggtatccactaagaacggattttacgatAGGGCTGGATCAAAGAGGTctgggcggacgaagtcgcgggcgtccgctagttgattatAATTAAAGGTTGAAATAATGAGAAATCTGGAAGAATAACTGATTTTTTGATGATGTTTGATTGACAAAAACCAGCTTACGACTAGATAGGTTTcaggtattttaaattttttgaactTTGATTTTACAGATCGTGTGATCAGGACAATTTGGATGCGGGCGGATCAAGAAAGAGATTATTACGAGTGTTTAATATCCCATCTACTTCTTTGTGCCTGAGATGAGTAACGTGAGCAGGGGCGTAGCCAGCCCCGtttcagccgtatcaatgatacggagTCCCCGGACAACAGCTTACCCTTACGTATGaaagcaaaaataaattggtaaaatgtaatccacaatctgaCTTGATCTGGTTCTTCCCAGAAAAAATCATATATGTAATGAACTGCATATAGAGATTCACTTTTGAAATgacaaaagacaaaaaaaagcaatatttttttcccgGTTTAGCCTGCGCCCAAAAATGGAAACATCTTAAAAGATAAGTTACTCTCACAGTCATATTTGTtataagcaagcatttttgattattttgtgagaaatctttaccagCCCTCCTTAATTACTTAAGGGGGGCTGGTGAAGATTGTGTAAAAATGGTGTGCAtccaacaaattttgatacagggcccctccaaggcacggtACGCCACTGAACGTTAGTAGAATCCGTACTTCCATACATAAAAGAATACTTATGGTAAAAGTACGCTTTATGTTTCTTAAagacctcctctatcttccagtgaggggttaggccaacagtccaccacgctggcccaatgcaaattggcagacttcacacacgcagagaatttaaaatctctctggtatgcaggtttcctcactatgtttttccttcgctatttgagacacgtgatatataatttcttaaaatgcacacaactgaaaagttggaggtgcatgccccggaccgaccattcgaacccacaccctccggaatcggaagcagaggtgaaatccactgggctatctctaTTTGATAATAAATGTAGGTATGATGCGAAAATGGGCttgtttgttacgttttcacggctaaaccgattttaaaaattatttcgccaatggaaagctacattagcGAGtaatataggttatattttaaccccgtattcatacgggaacgagaactatgcgTGTGAAACCGCTGGGCATCCAATAGTCATATATACATATCTATTTGTATAGCTatgtttatattgaattttcagCTATATTTCAAATACGCCTAATTGCTTAATTAAATATCCAAAACTAtgataaagtttaaaatatagAACCCACAAATCTAAACTCACATCAATAACGGCTCTCAGCCTATCGCACATTACCGTCTTGACCGTAAGCTCTGGGCAAGATTAATCTCCGATTCTACGAGATAACTTACCGTCTGTTCGACCTGCAGCGTACGTACCGATTTATTgagaaatgatttttttccaTTTCAATGCAAGTAATTTCCACTACTAAACGGTCGATTGCCTAAAAGGTTATTTTGTTGACGACTAGATAGGGCAATCTAGGGCACCGATCTACTTTCCCAACATTATTTTGAGCTCGTGATCTCGTCGGGAAATGCTGCTGTGAACCACGCCAACAGTTTTATGTAACGTTGTTGTTGCAAGCAAACGTTCTGTGAAATTGTTTTGGTTTAGGCACAATGCTCCTACGAGTGGCAATGAAATTTTGTTATTACAATTGTAAACAAAGattgaaattcaattttttaattaacaaaacatcACAGTCAATATAACAATACTAACGAAAACACTTaacaaaacttaaattaatgaaatccTAGTTAATGGCATATTAGCAGTTATTGTACAAAACGCAGTCATTGGCTCGGCGAGGAGCTTATTTGTGTCCCTTCTTGTAGCCCCAGTGCTTGTGGTCCTCGTGGCCGCCCTTCTTCCCGTGatcatggtgatgatgatgatgctcgtGATGACCGCCCTCATCGTGATGGTCCTTGTGGTCGTGATGGTGTCCTCCCTTCTCGTGGTGGCCCTTTTTGCCGTGTTCGTGGTGGTGGTGTCCGCCGTGCTTGTGGCCTTTGTGGTGGCCGCCACCCTTCTTGTGTCCGTGCTCCTCGTGGTGTCCTCCATGGTGTTCGTGATGGCCGCCTTCGTGATGGTGGTCGTGGAAGTGTTTCTCCTTCTTGAATTCGTCGTTTTTGTGCACTCCATGATGTCCTTTAGTGGAGTGTCCTTTGTGGTAATGTCCCTCCTCATGGTGACCGTGCCCTTTGTGACCCTTTTCCCCGTGGTGATGTTCGTGATGGTGTCCGTCGTCGTGGTGGTGGTGCTTCTTGTGGCCGCCGTGCTCGTCGTGGTGGCCTTTGTGGCCTTCGTGGTGGTGGTGGCCCTTTTTGCCGTGCTCGTGGTGATGGTGGCCCTTGTAGCCCTTGTGCCCTTTCTCACCGTGGTCGTGGTGGTGGTGCTCGTGATGCTCGTGGCCACCACCCTTGTCCCACTTGCCGCCCTTGTCGGACGCGGCCGGCTCCAGGTCAGCCTCGCGCTTCTCCCGGGGCACCTCCCGGCAGCTGGCGTACGCCACCGCCGCCAGCACGACACAGCACAGCAATGCACTCCTCATGATTGTCACTGTATCGGTGAAATCGACAACAGTGACTGATAGTTTCGTCGATGGCCGTTAACTTTTTATACTGAATACTTCCTTTAGTTAAAACTTGTGTAACACGATTTTGAACACCAAGGTTGCGGTTGTGTCGCATTGCATTGCTGAAACTGCTAACTCTCTTGAAGAAACTTGCATTGATCATTATTCATTTGTTGCATTGTGAAAAGCGCGTTTCCGGTGTTAATGTAGCTAAAGAAACTATCATCTTTTAAaagttgttgaaaaaaaaattagcgtTCCCTTCAGGCTTCGCCATTAATAATTGTAGGTTTCATGGATTCCACCtggattttataattatttactcgtatgtaagacttggtcgctgactat harbors:
- the LOC112043889 gene encoding histidine-rich glycoprotein-like, with the protein product MRSALLCCVVLAAVAYASCREVPREKREADLEPAASDKGGKWDKGGGHEHHEHHHHDHGEKGHKGYKGHHHHEHGKKGHHHHEGHKGHHDEHGGHKKHHHHDDGHHHEHHHGEKGHKGHGHHEEGHYHKGHSTKGHHGVHKNDEFKKEKHFHDHHHEGGHHEHHGGHHEEHGHKKGGGHHKGHKHGGHHHHEHGKKGHHEKGGHHHDHKDHHDEGGHHEHHHHHHDHGKKGGHEDHKHWGYKKGHK
- the LOC112043974 gene encoding sarcoplasmic reticulum histidine-rich calcium-binding protein-like, which codes for MRLVLVLVLIVAAHARRLPKKHVNPVEKPVDSLVEKQTEKIIDQIDAASEHNEKQKNNDQEDAVSEREREQKITDQRDDISEHETNQKISDQPDAASEHERKEAIIDQQDAVSEHETKQKINDQQDAASENESKQKNNDQQDAASEHETNQQISDHPDAASEHKRKEAIIDQQDAASEYKGKRKQKIIDQQDAASEHKRKRKQKLVDQQDGSFEHKRKRKQKRIDQQDAASEHRRKQKNYDQQDAASEHKKEPSQNGEFKRGGGREHHAHHLDEHEEKGHKAYQGAHHEEEGKKGHHDREQHKGEYDDHGGYKEEHHNADGHYNEHHRDEKGEKGQKYEEKGHYNKGHSTKGHHEVHKLDEFKKDKHFFHEDGDSGHEEHHGGFHEEHGHKKGGHFKKGHHDGGHHVHEHGEMGHHEKGGHHRVHKGHDDSAGHDEHHHHHRDHAKKEGLEHHKKHVYRQGH